A window of Longimicrobiaceae bacterium genomic DNA:
AACATCTCGCGCAGGGTCAGCTCGGTCCCGAACGCCTCGCGCACCCGGGAGAGCACCTGGGTGGCGAGGAGCGAATGGCCCCCGAGCGCGAAGAAGTCGTCGTGCGCGCCGACCTGGCCGATGCCGAGCACCTCGCTCCAGACGGCGGCGATCCGGTGCTCCGTGGCCGTGACGGGAGCCGCGTACGGGGCCGCGGCGTCGGGCCGGGGGTGGAGCGGGACCGGGGACCTCCGCTTGGACGGGCGGACCTCCCGCCACGGCGTGTGCCGGGCCCGGGAGGCTCCGTCGCGAGGCCGGGGGAGGGGGTCGATCCAGAAGCGCTGCCGCTCGAACGGGTACGTGGGGAGCGGGACGCGGCGGCGCTGCTCGCGGGCCCAGAACCCCTCCCAGTCGATCTCCGCCCCCGCCGCCCAGAGCCGCCCCAGCGTGGTCAGCACGAAGGCGCCGTCCCCCACCCGCGTGTACGCGTGCCGCAGCGACGCGAAGACGGTGCCCTCCACCGCGCCGGACTGCAGCGCGAAGGTGCCCAGCGTCCGCCCCGGGCCCACCTCGAGCAGGAGGCGGCCGGGCTCGCGGAGGACCTCCCGGATCCCCTCCGCGAAGCGCACCGTGCGGCACAGGTGCCCGGTCCAGTACGCCGGGTCGGCCGCTTCCTCCGCGGTGATCCAGGTCCCCGTCACGTTGGAGACGAGCGGGATCGTCGGCGCCTTCAGCTCCACCCGGCGGACCGTGTCGCCCAGCGCTTCCGCCACCGGCTGCATCCACGCCGAATGGAAGGCGTGGGACGCGTTCAGCCGCCGGCATGCGACTCCCCGCCCGGAGAGCTCCGTCTCCAGCCGCGCCACGCCCTCCGGGCTCCCGGACACGGTGCAGAGCGCGGGTGCGTTGACGGCCGCCAGCGCGAGCCCCTCCGCCAGGAGCGGCGAGAGCTCGTCCGGGGCGAGCGGCACGGCGAGCATGGCCCCGGCCGGGAGCGCCCCGGCCAGCCGCGCCCGCTCCGTAACCAGCGCCAGCGCGTCTTCCAGCGACAGGACCCCCGCGACCGTGGCGGCCACGTACTCGCCCAGCGAGTGGCCGATCATCGCGGCGGGCCGCACGCCCCAGCTCATCCACAGCCGCGCCAGGGCGTACTCCACCACGAAGACGGCGGGGTGCGCCACCTCCGTCCGCGCCAGCGGGGAGTCCGCCCCCGCCGGAGCCGCATCGCGGCCCAGCATCCGCCGCAGGTCCGTGGTCCCGTCGCTCCGCCCCTCGTCGGGCGCGGCGTCCGCGAAGAGCACCCCGCGCAGGTCCATCCCCAGGAGCGGGGCGAGGACCGCGGCGCAGCGGTCCACCTCGTCGCGGAAGACCGGCTCGGTGGCGTACAGTCCGCGCGCCATCCCGTCGTAGTGGTCGCCGAGCCCGGGGAAGAGGAAGACCACGGCGGGGTCCTCCCGCTCCCGCAGGCGGCCCGTCACGCGCCGTGGGTCGCGCGAGGCCAGCGCCGTGACGGCCTCCCCGCGGCCGGCGCAGAGCACGGCGCGCCGGTGCGCGAAGTGCCTGCGGCCCACCTGGAGCGTGTGGGCCACGTCCGCCAGCGCCTGCTCGGGGTGCAGGCGCAGGTGCTCCGCCAGCCGGTCGGTCGCCGCCTCCAGCGCCGCGGCGCTCCGGGCGGAGAGGAGGAGGAGCTGGTGGGGGCGAGAGGGGTCCGCCCTGCCGCGCGCCGCGGCGGGCGCCTCCTCCAGGACGACGTGCGCGTTGGTCCCGCCGATCCCGAACGCCGACACCCCGGCCCGGCGCGGCGCGCCGCTGCGCCGCCACGGCTTCAGCGCCGTGTTCACGTAGAAGGGGCTCTCCGCGAAGTCGATGGCCGGGTTCGGCCGCTGGAAGTTCAGGCTCGGCGGGATCTCCCTGTGCCACAGGGCGAGCACCGCCTTCATCAGCCCGGCGATCCCCGCCGCCGCGTCCAGGTGCCCGATGCTCGACTTGACCGACCCCAGCGCGCAGAAGCCCCGCTCCGCGGTCTCCTCCCGGAACGCGCGCGTCAGCGCGGCCACCTCGGTGGGGTCCCCCAGCTCCGTCGCCGAGCCGTGCCCCTCCACGTACCCGATGCTCTCCGCGGGGACGCCCGCGGCGGCCAGCGCGTCGGCGATGACCCGCGCCTGGCCGTCGCGCCGCGGCGCGGTGTAGCCGGCCCTGCGCGCGCCGTCGTTGTTCACCGCGCTGCCGCGGATCACCGCGTAGACGGTGTCGCCCGCGGCCAGCGCGTCGGAGAGGCGGCGCAGCACCACCACGCCCACCCCGCTCCCGGCCACGGTGCCGCGCGCCTCCGCGTCGTAGGAGCGGCACTGGCCCGTGGGGGACATCACCCCGCCGTCCTGGTGCAGGAAGCCGCCGACCTGCGGCAGGTTGAGGGTGGCGCCGCCGGCCAGCGCCATCTCGCACTCCCCGGAAAGGATGCTCCGGCACGCCAGGTGGAGAGCCACCAGCGACGACGAGCAGGCCGTCTGCACGTTCAGGCTCGGCCCCTCCAGCCCCAGCGCGTACGAGGTGCGCGTGGGGAGGAACTCGCTGTCGTTCCCCAGCTCCACCTGGGTCGCCCCTGCGCCTTCGACCAGCGCGGGGTGCGAAGCGACGTCCATCCAGTACCC
This region includes:
- a CDS encoding beta-ketoacyl synthase N-terminal-like domain-containing protein: MVPGTFVRLEALPLTANGKLDRRALPAPDSAGEERGYEAPRTATEHALASVWAEVLRVERVGVHDNFFELGGDSILMIRMHPLLQERLGRGLSRVELFQHRTLAELARHLDGGDAAPAPAPARRPAGAADGEAVAVVGLAGRFPGAGGVEAFWRNLRAGVSGITVFSDEELLAAGLDRARVANPRLIRAAGVLEDVDLFDAGFFGLSPREAAVLNPQHRLFLECAWEAVESAGYDPVRAPGRVGVFTGSGLNGYWMDVASHPALVEGAGATQVELGNDSEFLPTRTSYALGLEGPSLNVQTACSSSLVALHLACRSILSGECEMALAGGATLNLPQVGGFLHQDGGVMSPTGQCRSYDAEARGTVAGSGVGVVVLRRLSDALAAGDTVYAVIRGSAVNNDGARRAGYTAPRRDGQARVIADALAAAGVPAESIGYVEGHGSATELGDPTEVAALTRAFREETAERGFCALGSVKSSIGHLDAAAGIAGLMKAVLALWHREIPPSLNFQRPNPAIDFAESPFYVNTALKPWRRSGAPRRAGVSAFGIGGTNAHVVLEEAPAAARGRADPSRPHQLLLLSARSAAALEAATDRLAEHLRLHPEQALADVAHTLQVGRRHFAHRRAVLCAGRGEAVTALASRDPRRVTGRLREREDPAVVFLFPGLGDHYDGMARGLYATEPVFRDEVDRCAAVLAPLLGMDLRGVLFADAAPDEGRSDGTTDLRRMLGRDAAPAGADSPLARTEVAHPAVFVVEYALARLWMSWGVRPAAMIGHSLGEYVAATVAGVLSLEDALALVTERARLAGALPAGAMLAVPLAPDELSPLLAEGLALAAVNAPALCTVSGSPEGVARLETELSGRGVACRRLNASHAFHSAWMQPVAEALGDTVRRVELKAPTIPLVSNVTGTWITAEEAADPAYWTGHLCRTVRFAEGIREVLREPGRLLLEVGPGRTLGTFALQSGAVEGTVFASLRHAYTRVGDGAFVLTTLGRLWAAGAEIDWEGFWAREQRRRVPLPTYPFERQRFWIDPLPRPRDGASRARHTPWREVRPSKRRSPVPLHPRPDAAAPYAAPVTATEHRIAAVWSEVLGIGQVGAHDDFFALGGHSLLATQVLSRVREAFGTELTLREMFEHPTVGALAARVDEGQHAARALRLPPLVAAPRAEGEEVPLSFGQERFWVLAQVEPDSAFYSVPAAQHVRGAGLDPAVLERALKEIVRRHQILRTVYRERGGIPVQVVTPVPDRVLERVDLVHLPAGGGGGGGG